From the Labilithrix sp. genome, the window CGCAAGGAGCGGCGGCGTTCGACGGGGTCGATGCCCGAGGTATGCGAGCTCGACGCCGGCGTGCAGGAGATGATCCGCGCGCTCGACACGAAGCTCGCCGCGGGCGTCGATCACTACGCCGCGCTCGGGGTCGAGCGCACCGCCGACAAGAAGGAGATCACGCGCGCGTACTTCGCGCTCGCGGCGCAGCTCCACCCCGACCGCTTCTTCGGCAAGAAGCTGGGACCGCTCCGCGCCGCGATCGATCGCGTCTTCACGCGGCTCACGGCGGCGAACGACGAGCTCGCCACCAGCGCGCGCCGCGCCACGTACGACGCGACGCTCCCGCCGCCGAAGAAGCCGTCGAGCGCACGGCGCCCGAGCAAGCGCATGCGGAGGTCTCAGCTCACCCCCGCCGTCGCGGTCGAGAAGCCGCCCGAGCCGCCTCCGTCTTCGAGCACGACGAACGATCCGGAGCGCTTCAAGAAGCTGCAAGCCGCGGCGCGCAACGTCGCCGGCGCGGAGCGCGCGATGACGTGGGTCCGCGCCGCGGAGGAGGCGGTCCGCGCGGGCGACATCGTCGGCGCCGCGAACAACTACCGGCTCGCGCTCCAGATGCACGACGATCCCGTCATCCGGCAGAAGCTCGACGCGATCGACGCCCACTCGCGGGACCTCCGGCACGAGAAGTACCTCCTGAAAGGGCGCGCCGCCGAGCGCGCCCTGCGCTGGGCCGAGGCGGCCGATCACTACACGCGCGCGAACGAGGTACGGCGCGAGGCCTCCGTCGCCGAGCGCGCGGCGAACGCGCTCCGCCTCGGCAACGGCGACCTCCGTCAGGCCACCGCCCTCGCCGAGCAAGCGGTGGCGCACGACGCGAAGAACGCGGACTACCGCGTCACGCTCGGAGAGGTCTACCTCGCGTCCGGCCTCGTTCAACGCGCGAAGGACGAGGCCGACGCGGCGATCAAGCTCTCCCCGAGCTACGCGCGCGCCAAGGCGCTCGTCGCCGCCGTCCGCGCGCGCTCGTAGCGCGGCGCACGTAGGCCGGCGCTCTAACGCGGAAGCGGCTCGCGGCGCGCGCGCCACGTCGCGGGGATCCCCTCCACGCCGACGGCGCAGGCGACGACGCCGCCCGCGATCGCGCACGTCGTGTCGCGATCGCCGAGGCCGGAGACCGTCGTCCACATCGCCTCTTCGTACGA encodes:
- a CDS encoding DnaJ domain-containing protein, with translation MAPCAPSPMNRDTVLVRIDCDLRRLPINAKEAFFVSQLDGRITLEEASEIAGLALDEGMKLAGRLSILGAVRDAKACTGSTPSGPRGAGRSTTEKRSRPPRSLDPRAEVASERPPRADVEEAPRKTTSRRLAAQVRKDSPPGMRKERRRSTGSMPEVCELDAGVQEMIRALDTKLAAGVDHYAALGVERTADKKEITRAYFALAAQLHPDRFFGKKLGPLRAAIDRVFTRLTAANDELATSARRATYDATLPPPKKPSSARRPSKRMRRSQLTPAVAVEKPPEPPPSSSTTNDPERFKKLQAAARNVAGAERAMTWVRAAEEAVRAGDIVGAANNYRLALQMHDDPVIRQKLDAIDAHSRDLRHEKYLLKGRAAERALRWAEAADHYTRANEVRREASVAERAANALRLGNGDLRQATALAEQAVAHDAKNADYRVTLGEVYLASGLVQRAKDEADAAIKLSPSYARAKALVAAVRARS